The Cucumis melo cultivar AY chromosome 6, USDA_Cmelo_AY_1.0, whole genome shotgun sequence genome includes a region encoding these proteins:
- the LOC103491876 gene encoding cation/H(+) antiporter 15-like, with product MVELGIGPPRTSLQFLGICSGTIILFSQLLKPLGQPLIVSQILGGLVLGSTGLSNVEIFKETIFPLRGFVSLDVVSALGHIFYYFLIGVQTDISIVKNIDMKTFGIGSCATILATLLVIIYSMSLASIIDMTKFKYIFELGKLESFINFPMVASLVYELHLVNSEFGRISLTSSMASSLLSVSLTLLGSILSPNGTTRQQILSETFAIMVLILVIVFSIRPATLWMVKMNPIGQPLKECFVITLLLGVLVVAFCCQALGLRIYFASFFIGFIIPSGPPIGSTLVDRLDFITTWIFMPVFFARIGLSVDIYNTKLINFICMSFIVIVSALGKFLGALMISMYYKLPMRDAISLGLILNSQGALELMTFRMKKRDKVIDDDAFVVGCLYITVMVAIITPAIRYLLHPSRRYIVKKRRTVMHTRPEHDLCVLVCIHDQEDVPSAINLLDALNNPMKQSQLVVYMLHLVELLGHAQPKLIHHRFTKVKTSRSYSSEPIVNAFKYFGDSNNEIVVINPFTAISPFTTMHDDVCSLALDKKSFLIFVPFHKRFHSNGVMSSSKYKLKMVNDNILENAPCSVALVVERGFLKLSKSIETCLYSFQIAVVFIGGADDREAMFIGARMAGHANINLTMIRVLESEKVGSDEAEESRVDDEAVDEFRRMTVDNYRVRYIEEVVKDGIGTICILRSMGSNFDLVMVGRRHSPCSALVQGLVLWNEHTELGAIGEVLATSDFMGNAMILVIQQHTRVANENHDNAQETIL from the exons ATGGTGGAATTGGGCATAGGCCCACCAAGAACTTCACTACAATTT CTTGGAATTTGCTCTGGAACTATCATCTTGTTTTCTCAGCTTCTTAAGCCCCTTGGCCAACCCCTGATTGTCTCACAAATTTTg GGTGGTTTGGTTCTAGGTTCTACTGGTTTAAGCAACGTGGAGATATTTAAGGAGACGATTTTCCCTCTTAGAGGATTTGTTTCGCTTGATGTGGTTTCTGCGCTTGGCCATATTTTTTACTACTTTTTGATTGGTGTCCAAACGGATATCTCCATTGTCAAGAACATTGACATGAAAACATTTGGCATTGGGTCTTGTGCAACAATTTTGGCTACACTTCTTGTCATCATTTACTCTATGTCATTGGCTAGTATTATTGACATGACaaaattcaaatacatttttgaGCTTGGTAAATTAGAGTCATTTATTAACTTTCCCATGGTTGCTTCCCTTGTTTACGAGCTTCATTTGGTCAATTCTGAGTTTGGGAGAATTTCTTTGACGTCATCCATGGCTTCTTCTCTTCTCAGCGTATCTCTTACATTATTAGGAAGTATATTGTCTCCAAATGGTACAACCAGACAACAGATCTTATCAGAAACTTTTGCTATTATGGTGCTTATACTTGTCATCGTTTTTTCTATTAGACCCGCCACTCTATGGATGGTAAAGATGAATCCGATAGGACAACCATTGAAGGAGTGTTTTGTGATTACATTGCTTTTGGGGGTGTTGGTGGTTGCCTTCTGCTGCCAGGCCTTAGGTTTGCGTATCtattttgcttctttttttattggatttataATACCTTCAGGACCTCCCATTGGTTCAACATTGGTAGACAGACTTGATTTCATCACCACTTGGATTTTCATGCCCGTCTTCTTCGCTAGAATAGGCCTTTCAGTCGATATCTACAATACGAAACTCATAAATTTCATATGCATGTCATTCATTGTCATTGTTAGCGCATTGGGGAAGTTTTTGGGTGCCCTTATGATCTCAATGTATTATAAACTACCTATGAGAGATGCCATATCGCTCGGCCTCATCTTGAATAGTCAGGGAGCTCTCGAGCTTATGACATTTAGAATGAAGAAGAGGGACAAG GTGATCGATGACGATGCATTTGTGGTTGGATGCTTATACATAACGGTTATGGTTGCGATTATCACTCCAGCGATAAGATATCTCCTCCACCCTTCAAGAAGGTATATAGTTAAGAAGAGAAGAACAGTGATGCACACAAGACCAGAACATGATCTTTGTGTATTAGTGTGCATTCACGACCAAGAAGATGTTCCAAGTGCCATTAACCTACTTGACGCATTGAATAATCCAATGAAACAAAGCCAACTTGTTGTGTACATGCTTCATCTTGTGGAGCTTCTTGGTCATGCTCAACCAAAACTCATACATCATAGGTTCACAAAGGTTAAGACATCAAGGTCATACTCTTCTGAGCCAATTGTTAATGCCTTCAAATACTTTGGAGATAGCAACAATGAAATTGTTGTAATTAATCCTTTCACTGCGATATCACCTTTTACAACTATGCATGATGATGTTTGTTCTCTTGCATTGGACAAAAAGAGTTTCTTAATTTTTGTTCCTTTCCACAAGAGATTTCATTCCAATGGCGTGATGTCTTCatcaaaatataaattaaaaatggtCAATGATAATATCCTCGAGAATGCACCATGCTCCGTGGCTCTTGTTGTTGAACGTGGATTTTTAAAGCTTTCAAAGTCTATTGAAACATGTTTGTACTCTTTTCAAATAGCAGTAGTGTTCATAGGTGGAGCAGATGATCGCGAGGCAATGTTCATTGGGGCAAGAATGGCTGGGCATGCCAATATAAACTTGACAATGATTCGAGTATTAGAGAGTGAGAAAGTTGGAAGCGATGAGGCTGAAGAAAGTAGGGTGGACGATGAAGCAGTGGATGAGTTTCGAAGAATGACAGTAGACAACTATAGAGTTAGGTACATAGAAGAAGTGGTGAAGGATGGGATTGGAACAATTTGTATACTACGTTCAATGGGGAGTAATTTTGATCTGGTAATGGTTGGAAGGCGACATAGCCCATGCTCAGCCTTGGTTCAAGGGCTGGTGCTCTGGAATGAGCACACAGAACTTGGGGCAATTGGAGAGGTATTGGCCACTTCAGATTTCATGGGGAATGCAATGATCCTTGTTATACAACAACATACAAGAGTGGCAAATGAAAACCATGACAATGCTCAAGAAACTATTCTTTAG